In Romeriopsis navalis LEGE 11480, one DNA window encodes the following:
- a CDS encoding winged helix-turn-helix transcriptional regulator, with product MSSGQLVEQLQSVLHQKKLTLLNDQQGEILRIILDEPRMTYEEIADDLGLPVTTVKPAVNLIWQKIEAAVVDQKVKRKNIHEIIDGLLSAYETIAPQPQIDKDFVLEKVPVLTAWHGRELELDAFHNAVAEHGVTFVCGETGIGKTSLVARAMQELMEEDETVIWQTIGVSSGESEFQNLWDTIMSPVPCPGDAKRMADQLFDWLDEQVMTVVLDRVELLLKPNTVAVQLNPYLPHREVYGELIKRFGHQANKSRLVLVSQQPLSDVERLVRSGRDVATIALQGLSEADAKGLFYAAGIKQSWKAVYKAYNGHPSLMMNAINVINDFYGGDVEGFIANTLYIDEVDRTNYRSELERLSPAEMEVLRATALESLTRPDLAKRMLEQGHKLDDLMSALKRLHGMSFLEDTADKLAVNPFVRRVMRDIE from the coding sequence ATGAGTTCAGGACAACTGGTTGAGCAACTGCAATCGGTGCTGCATCAAAAAAAGCTGACGCTCTTGAACGACCAGCAGGGAGAGATTTTACGGATAATTCTGGACGAACCCCGGATGACCTACGAGGAGATCGCGGATGATTTAGGTCTGCCGGTAACTACAGTGAAGCCTGCAGTTAATTTAATTTGGCAGAAAATTGAAGCGGCGGTGGTTGATCAGAAAGTCAAGCGCAAGAATATTCACGAAATTATTGATGGACTATTATCCGCCTATGAGACGATCGCGCCCCAGCCGCAAATCGATAAAGATTTTGTGCTGGAGAAGGTGCCAGTATTAACGGCTTGGCATGGGCGCGAGTTGGAATTGGATGCGTTCCATAACGCGGTGGCGGAACATGGTGTCACCTTTGTTTGCGGCGAAACGGGTATTGGTAAGACGAGCTTAGTCGCACGGGCCATGCAAGAACTAATGGAAGAGGATGAAACGGTCATCTGGCAAACGATCGGGGTGTCCTCTGGAGAATCCGAGTTTCAGAATTTGTGGGATACGATTATGTCGCCGGTGCCCTGCCCTGGTGATGCGAAGCGGATGGCCGACCAGCTATTTGATTGGTTGGATGAGCAGGTGATGACCGTTGTATTGGATCGAGTTGAGCTGCTACTCAAGCCGAATACCGTTGCCGTTCAGCTCAACCCTTACTTACCGCACCGCGAAGTCTATGGTGAATTGATTAAGCGATTTGGCCATCAAGCGAATAAGTCGCGGCTGGTGCTGGTGAGTCAGCAGCCATTGAGTGACGTGGAGCGATTGGTGCGCTCGGGCCGGGATGTCGCAACGATCGCCTTGCAAGGATTGAGCGAAGCCGATGCGAAGGGGCTATTTTATGCGGCGGGGATTAAGCAGTCATGGAAAGCGGTGTATAAGGCCTATAACGGCCATCCGAGTTTGATGATGAACGCGATTAATGTGATTAATGACTTCTATGGTGGCGACGTTGAGGGTTTTATTGCGAATACGCTGTATATCGATGAGGTCGATCGCACGAATTATCGTTCCGAGCTCGAACGGTTGAGTCCAGCGGAGATGGAAGTCTTACGAGCGACGGCACTGGAGAGTTTAACCCGCCCGGATCTGGCGAAACGGATGCTAGAACAAGGTCATAAGCTGGATGATTTAATGAGTGCGTTGAAACGGCTGCATGGGATGTCATTTTTAGAAGATACTGCCGATAAGTTAGCGGTCAATCCATTTGTGCGGCGCGTGATGCGGGATATTGAATAG
- a CDS encoding alpha/beta hydrolase — translation MPNYYRNQTAWKQIQPFLPAAMHFTPEYQPEEEWWDWQGHSIHLDRFPNPQSKAKVLLLHGVGTNGRQLSMILGGALWKRGYETVAADAPGYGLTVVNPKCRIVYDDWVDMVDALIQTELARDDKPLILYGLSAGGMLAYHATVKNPRIAGIVGMTFLDQRESVVRDGTALNWLISRVGVPFARLVANTPLGHLKMPMRLASKMHYLVNNPAALKVFLKDKTSAGNWVSIAFLSSYMHYQPAIEPEDFAVCPILLTQPAADRWTPLAFSEPFLNRIHQVRTEIVMLDNAGHYPLEPSGLEQMEESIVTFIERVTDGTEDSA, via the coding sequence ATGCCGAATTATTATCGAAATCAGACTGCATGGAAACAAATCCAGCCATTTTTACCGGCTGCAATGCACTTCACTCCGGAATATCAACCCGAGGAAGAATGGTGGGATTGGCAAGGACACTCAATTCATCTGGATCGTTTTCCAAATCCTCAGTCAAAAGCAAAAGTGCTTTTGCTCCACGGTGTTGGGACAAATGGTCGACAGCTATCGATGATTCTGGGTGGGGCTTTATGGAAACGGGGTTATGAAACAGTTGCTGCCGATGCACCGGGCTATGGTCTGACGGTGGTGAATCCAAAATGTCGGATTGTTTACGATGACTGGGTTGATATGGTTGACGCGTTAATTCAGACAGAATTAGCCCGCGATGATAAACCGCTCATTCTGTATGGCCTCAGTGCTGGGGGGATGTTGGCCTATCACGCGACGGTCAAGAATCCACGCATCGCGGGCATTGTTGGCATGACCTTTTTAGACCAGCGCGAATCAGTCGTGCGGGATGGCACCGCGCTAAACTGGTTAATCAGTCGGGTGGGTGTACCATTTGCACGGTTAGTGGCGAATACGCCGTTGGGGCATTTGAAGATGCCGATGCGACTGGCTTCAAAAATGCACTATCTCGTGAATAACCCAGCCGCACTGAAGGTCTTTCTGAAGGATAAAACTTCCGCCGGGAATTGGGTTTCGATCGCTTTTCTCAGCAGTTATATGCACTATCAGCCAGCGATCGAACCCGAAGATTTTGCGGTCTGCCCAATTCTATTGACGCAACCCGCCGCCGATCGTTGGACGCCGTTGGCGTTCAGCGAACCATTCTTAAACCGGATTCACCAAGTCCGAACGGAGATTGTGATGCTCGATAATGCAGGGCATTACCCACTTGAGCCATCAGGGTTAGAGCAAATGGAAGAGAGTATTGTCACCTTTATCGAACGCGTAACCGACGGAACAGAAGATAGTGCATGA
- a CDS encoding RNA-guided endonuclease InsQ/TnpB family protein, protein MLNMTWEFKLEPTSAQVSEIERTLMVCRKVWNFALCERKDWLNSRKSPINACSIDREYIMSVDEPFPNYHVQAKRLTVAKQEIEELRSVNAQMLQQVLRRLEVGFERWRLRKGGIPRFKNQARMRSFLFPQMLKNCVSQDAIKLPQLGWVKVRWSRQIPDLFVVKQARIVRKASGYFVMLSLQADVNIPETSFYGHSIGIDVGLEYFLSTSDGTQVKRPRFFAELQRKLKLLQCRLKHKQKGSANRAKLLKKIARVHQRIADTRKDWHFKLAHQICDQADSIFVEDLDFRIMAKGMLGKHTLDAGLGQFTNQILPWVCFKRDKHYGKVNAYGTSQECPDCGASVRKTLSDRLHHCHECGSIKTRDIAAAQVINSRGQRDVETACGIEVTGDSVTNSSQLVLKQEIFGVI, encoded by the coding sequence ATGCTAAACATGACGTGGGAATTTAAGTTAGAGCCCACCTCAGCGCAGGTTTCAGAGATTGAGCGCACTTTGATGGTGTGTCGCAAGGTCTGGAACTTTGCTTTGTGTGAGCGCAAAGACTGGCTGAATTCTCGCAAGTCACCGATTAACGCTTGCTCCATTGACCGTGAATACATCATGTCGGTGGATGAGCCATTCCCTAACTACCATGTGCAAGCAAAGCGCTTGACCGTGGCGAAGCAGGAGATTGAAGAACTGCGCAGTGTGAACGCTCAAATGTTGCAGCAGGTTTTGCGACGTTTAGAGGTTGGCTTTGAGCGCTGGCGATTACGTAAAGGCGGGATTCCTCGCTTTAAGAATCAAGCCAGAATGCGGAGCTTTCTGTTCCCGCAAATGCTCAAGAACTGCGTTAGTCAAGATGCAATCAAGTTACCTCAACTTGGATGGGTAAAAGTCCGATGGTCGCGTCAAATTCCCGACTTGTTTGTGGTCAAGCAAGCTCGCATTGTGCGCAAGGCTTCTGGTTACTTCGTCATGTTGAGTTTGCAGGCCGATGTGAATATCCCCGAAACTTCGTTTTATGGGCATTCCATCGGGATTGATGTCGGGCTGGAATATTTTCTAAGCACTTCGGACGGCACACAAGTTAAACGACCGCGTTTTTTTGCCGAGTTACAACGCAAGCTGAAATTGCTGCAATGTCGCTTAAAGCATAAACAGAAAGGCAGTGCTAACCGTGCAAAGCTGTTAAAGAAAATTGCGCGTGTGCATCAACGGATTGCTGATACTCGCAAAGATTGGCATTTTAAGCTAGCGCATCAAATCTGTGATCAGGCCGACAGTATTTTTGTTGAAGATTTGGATTTCCGAATCATGGCAAAAGGCATGTTGGGTAAGCACACATTAGATGCAGGATTAGGGCAATTCACAAATCAAATACTGCCGTGGGTTTGCTTCAAGCGTGACAAACATTATGGCAAAGTGAATGCTTACGGCACTAGCCAAGAATGTCCAGATTGCGGTGCATCCGTCCGCAAAACATTGAGTGACAGATTGCATCATTGTCATGAGTGCGGGTCAATCAAGACCCGTGACATTGCCGCCGCTCAAGTAATTAATTCCCGTGGGCAACGGGATGTAGAAACTGCCTGTGGAATCGAGGTGACGGGGGATTCGGTCACGAATTCTAGTCAACTGGTCTTGAAGCAGGAAATCTTTGGAGTGATCTAA
- a CDS encoding 3-deoxy-7-phosphoheptulonate synthase — protein sequence MGDRNRAIDNLHITGYEELPPPNELKQEFQLEGHALDTVLAGHRAVKAILDRQESRLIVVVGPCSIHNPEEALDYAQRLKKLSDELAEDLLIVMRVYFEKPRTSVGWEGLIYDPHLDGSHRIDHGIRIGRKLMLDIAAIGLPIAIEALDLISPQYLQDLVSWTAIGARTTESPTHRKLASGISSAVGFKNNVDGDLMVAVNAMRSASANHSFISVTGEGKVAVFRTEGNPHCHVILRGGKSPNYDAESVAACEAALAKAGHRQNIMIDCSHGNSRKDQLKQLDVLKEIAAQIQNGNQSIIGVMLESNLQAGNQPIPDDLEEIRPGVSITDACIGWETTETALRELAASVSSALKSRLG from the coding sequence ATGGGCGATCGAAACAGAGCAATTGATAATCTTCACATCACGGGATACGAGGAATTGCCTCCCCCGAATGAGCTGAAGCAGGAGTTTCAGCTTGAGGGCCATGCACTCGATACTGTATTGGCCGGCCATCGTGCGGTCAAAGCGATCCTTGATCGCCAGGAATCTCGATTGATCGTCGTCGTCGGACCTTGCTCAATCCACAATCCAGAAGAGGCCTTAGATTATGCTCAGCGCTTGAAAAAGCTCTCCGACGAGCTGGCGGAGGATTTATTGATCGTAATGCGGGTTTATTTTGAGAAACCACGTACATCTGTGGGCTGGGAAGGGTTAATTTATGATCCCCATCTGGATGGTAGTCATCGTATCGACCATGGGATTCGGATCGGGCGCAAGTTAATGCTGGATATTGCCGCAATTGGCCTTCCGATTGCAATCGAAGCCTTAGATCTGATTTCACCCCAGTATTTACAAGACCTTGTGAGTTGGACCGCGATCGGGGCTCGGACCACAGAATCGCCGACCCACCGCAAGCTTGCGAGTGGCATCTCTTCGGCGGTTGGCTTTAAAAATAATGTGGATGGTGATTTGATGGTGGCGGTTAATGCGATGCGTTCAGCCTCTGCTAATCATAGTTTTATCAGTGTCACTGGCGAGGGGAAGGTCGCGGTTTTTCGGACGGAGGGTAATCCCCATTGCCATGTAATTCTTCGAGGTGGCAAGTCTCCCAATTATGATGCTGAGAGCGTTGCGGCTTGCGAAGCGGCACTGGCGAAGGCTGGTCATCGCCAAAACATTATGATTGATTGCAGTCATGGTAATTCACGCAAGGATCAGCTGAAGCAGCTAGACGTATTGAAAGAAATTGCCGCACAGATCCAGAATGGTAATCAATCGATCATTGGAGTCATGCTGGAAAGCAATTTGCAAGCAGGTAACCAACCAATTCCAGACGACCTCGAAGAAATCCGCCCTGGCGTTTCCATAACGGATGCTTGCATTGGTTGGGAAACGACTGAAACTGCGCTGCGTGAACTAGCAGCATCGGTTAGTTCTGCATTGAAATCCAGACTCGGTTGA
- a CDS encoding MFS transporter has translation MSAPLKLEIPPNLRIRWLIPPVLAVTIFVNLLIRNSLPLMLPQIAQDFGWSDRQLGSNGELLLGVFFISYSLANMALSPIAERFGAKRSLVVAIIAFCGLTMLCTPFGTSLTALIILRLLLGLTQGIHIPILSVFISRWFPLQERSRANGLWSLGLMIAVSAAPLILVPIANGIGWQLAFTVIGVISLLLALPLLWKLVYDQPHQHPWIDPREIDYIQSVNQANRIESVPPTTNQRLNRTQLFIHDRRFWLATLGGSLNNFCTFGILNWLPVYLNRAKGIDFERLGWPLALVYAVGIIGLIVMAIVGDRLQKRSLLAALGFCVAGPMIYLATTSQTIGWVVFFFASAVFCQSAYLAQEYALIQRLLPATQIGTGTGIYNGLAVLFGGVGGSFIPGTIVASTGNFDLGMLSIVGGAGLAALIMFVLFRLTRY, from the coding sequence GTGAGTGCACCGTTGAAACTAGAAATACCGCCAAACCTGAGAATTCGGTGGCTGATTCCACCCGTGCTGGCCGTCACAATTTTCGTGAATTTGCTGATTCGCAATAGTTTGCCGCTGATGCTACCGCAGATTGCCCAAGACTTTGGCTGGAGTGATCGTCAGCTTGGTAGTAACGGTGAGCTACTGCTTGGCGTGTTTTTCATTTCCTACTCGCTCGCCAATATGGCGCTCAGCCCTATTGCTGAACGCTTCGGCGCAAAACGTAGCTTAGTGGTGGCCATCATCGCCTTCTGTGGTCTAACCATGCTTTGTACGCCCTTCGGGACTTCGCTCACGGCGTTAATTATTCTGCGTCTACTGTTGGGACTGACTCAGGGTATCCATATTCCAATATTGAGTGTGTTTATCAGTCGTTGGTTTCCCCTGCAAGAACGATCGCGTGCCAATGGTTTATGGAGTCTGGGGCTGATGATCGCCGTGAGTGCCGCACCACTCATTCTGGTTCCGATTGCCAATGGGATTGGTTGGCAACTGGCCTTTACCGTGATTGGCGTGATCAGCTTACTACTGGCGCTCCCTCTGCTATGGAAGTTGGTTTATGATCAGCCCCACCAGCATCCGTGGATTGATCCACGTGAAATTGATTATATTCAGTCAGTCAACCAAGCCAATCGGATAGAGAGCGTCCCACCAACGACAAATCAACGCCTGAACCGGACGCAATTATTTATCCATGATCGGCGGTTTTGGTTAGCGACGCTCGGTGGTTCACTCAATAATTTTTGTACATTTGGCATTTTGAACTGGTTGCCGGTCTATCTGAATCGGGCCAAAGGCATCGATTTTGAGCGGTTAGGTTGGCCCCTTGCCTTAGTCTATGCCGTGGGCATTATCGGGCTGATCGTGATGGCGATCGTGGGTGATCGGCTACAAAAACGATCATTACTGGCCGCCTTAGGTTTTTGCGTCGCGGGGCCAATGATTTACTTGGCGACGACCAGTCAGACAATTGGCTGGGTCGTATTTTTCTTTGCGAGTGCGGTGTTTTGCCAAAGTGCTTATTTGGCCCAGGAATATGCATTGATTCAACGCCTCCTCCCAGCAACCCAAATTGGCACAGGGACGGGGATTTATAACGGGTTAGCCGTACTATTTGGTGGCGTTGGCGGTTCGTTTATTCCGGGTACGATCGTCGCGTCCACGGGGAATTTTGACCTTGGCATGCTCAGTATTGTCGGAGGGGCTGGCTTGGCTGCCTTAATTATGTTTGTGCTGTTCCGTTTAACTCGGTATTAG
- a CDS encoding saccharopine dehydrogenase family protein — protein sequence MVHHTPYYDLVVFGATGFVGRILCQYLLHQIGGNGNVTWAIAGRSSEKLDALIASLGTSAANLPKITADISDESSLRNLCAQTKVVISTVGPYALYGEPLVKVCAETGTDYCDLTGEPQWIRQMIQRYETAATSSGARIIHCCGFDSIPSDLGVYYLQQQAKQRFGQPCDRVKMRVKATQGGVSGGTAASGINVVKEASANPDLRQELTNPYSLCPDSESSSELPPILVPVEYDENFQGWVSPFVMAAINTRIVLRSNALLNHDYGHNFQYEEGMLTGPGAMGWIVAQGLKLGLGSIALATTLPLTRWLLENTLIPKVGEGPSAAVQAQGFYDLRFWGVTADGQTIQVKLTGDRDPGYGSTAKILGQAGLCLSKDLPKSLKGGGFWTPASIFGEILIQRLVKDAGLTLEVI from the coding sequence ATGGTCCATCACACTCCCTACTATGACTTGGTCGTTTTTGGCGCAACAGGCTTCGTTGGACGTATCCTCTGCCAATATTTGCTGCATCAAATTGGTGGAAACGGTAACGTCACATGGGCGATCGCCGGTCGTTCTAGTGAGAAACTGGATGCGCTGATTGCTTCCCTGGGAACTAGTGCAGCCAACTTACCCAAAATTACTGCCGACATCTCGGATGAATCCAGCCTCCGGAATCTCTGCGCTCAGACCAAAGTAGTTATCTCTACCGTTGGTCCTTACGCGCTCTATGGAGAACCGCTGGTTAAAGTTTGTGCTGAGACTGGCACTGACTATTGCGACCTGACCGGGGAACCGCAGTGGATTCGCCAGATGATACAGCGATACGAAACCGCCGCCACATCATCTGGGGCACGGATTATCCATTGCTGCGGATTCGACTCCATTCCCTCTGACTTGGGCGTTTACTATCTACAACAGCAAGCAAAACAACGATTTGGCCAACCTTGCGATCGCGTCAAAATGCGCGTAAAAGCAACCCAAGGTGGTGTCTCAGGCGGCACCGCAGCCAGTGGCATCAATGTCGTTAAAGAGGCTAGTGCGAACCCTGATCTGCGGCAAGAACTGACGAATCCGTATTCACTGTGCCCAGATAGCGAATCAAGCTCAGAGCTACCCCCGATACTAGTTCCCGTTGAATACGACGAAAACTTTCAGGGCTGGGTGTCGCCCTTTGTGATGGCGGCAATCAATACCCGCATTGTCCTCAGGTCAAATGCGTTGCTCAATCACGATTATGGCCACAATTTTCAGTATGAGGAAGGGATGCTCACCGGGCCCGGAGCGATGGGCTGGATCGTCGCCCAAGGCCTGAAGCTCGGGTTAGGCAGCATTGCTTTGGCCACAACATTGCCCTTGACTCGTTGGTTACTGGAAAATACGCTGATTCCGAAAGTCGGTGAAGGACCGAGTGCCGCAGTCCAAGCACAAGGGTTTTACGATCTACGCTTCTGGGGGGTGACTGCTGATGGACAAACGATTCAGGTCAAATTAACGGGCGATCGTGATCCAGGATATGGATCGACTGCAAAAATTTTGGGGCAAGCCGGACTATGCTTATCAAAAGATTTGCCAAAATCGCTTAAAGGAGGAGGATTCTGGACACCCGCCTCAATATTTGGTGAAATCCTGATCCAGCGTCTGGTAAAAGATGCGGGATTAACCTTGGAAGTGATTTGA